In the genome of Rhizobium rhizogenes, one region contains:
- a CDS encoding efflux RND transporter permease subunit codes for MAHFFIRRPVFAWVIAIVIMLGGALAIATLSISQYPDIAPTTVRVSATYNGASAETVEKSVTTIIEDGMTGLDDLTYMTSSSSTGSAEVTLTFGNSIMPDIAQVQVQNKLQLVQSQLPDTVQQQGIQVSRSTSSILMVGALISTDGKRNSADLGDVFSSRVEDQIKRLEGVGSINVFGSEYAMRIWLDPFKLNKYQLTTADVTSAIESQNTQVSVGSLGAVPAVKGQQLNVTVTAQSQLTTVADFESVILKVEKDGATVRLSDVARIEIGQETYGGDSRSNGRPSAGFAVNLATGANALDTAARVKAALANVEGSLPEGVAIEYPYDTTPFVKLSIEKVVHTLIEAIILVFVVLLVFLQNLRATFIPMIAVPVVLLGTFGILALTGYSINTLTMFAMVLAIGLLVDDAIVVVENVERIMSEEGLSPVEATEKSMGEITGAIIGIALVLTAVFIPMAFFGGSTGIIYRQFSVTIVSAMLLSAVVAIVLTPALCATMLKPIDHHKKQRGPGAWFNRGFGKTTDGYVSSIGYLLKRPLRVMIIFAIVIGGCAWFFSKLPSSFLPQEDQGVLLTIIQTPTGSNIERTNEVVKQVESYFREKEAANVESVFGVLGFSFSGSGQNNAIVFTKLKDFSERTAPDQHAGAIVQRAMGTFFGFRDAQVFPLLPPAIQGMGTSSGFSMYLVDSGRNGTDALTASSKELIALATGNPKISSLRSDSQDNETQMKIILDQEKMGAMGVDLSSVNLMLSTIFAGRDVNDFTLNGELKPVYVQGDAPYRMQPDDLKFWYARNTNGEMVPFSSFSEVKWINAPPSLARFNGTGAISLEGTAGAGVASGEAMDEMERLTASLPGGYTVAWQGISYQERLSGSQAPMLYALSVLIVFLCLAALYESWSIPFSVILAVPVGVLGALTAAHFFGQTNDVYFKVGLLTTIGLAAKNAILIVEFAKERQEHGLSLVEAALEAAKLRLRPIIMTSLAFILGVVPLAIATGAGSAAQNAIGIGVLGGMLSATLLGIFFVPSFFVIIRRLSRR; via the coding sequence ATGGCCCATTTCTTCATCCGGCGCCCCGTTTTTGCATGGGTTATCGCCATCGTCATCATGCTGGGCGGCGCATTGGCGATCGCGACGCTCTCCATCTCGCAATATCCCGATATTGCGCCGACGACGGTGCGTGTCAGCGCAACCTATAACGGCGCCAGCGCCGAAACCGTGGAAAAATCGGTGACGACCATCATCGAGGACGGCATGACCGGTCTCGACGACCTCACCTACATGACGTCGTCATCCTCGACGGGCAGCGCCGAAGTGACACTGACCTTCGGCAACAGCATCATGCCTGACATCGCGCAGGTTCAGGTGCAGAACAAGCTGCAGCTCGTCCAGTCGCAATTGCCCGATACCGTGCAGCAGCAGGGTATCCAGGTCAGCCGCTCCACATCGAGCATCCTGATGGTTGGCGCGTTGATCTCGACCGACGGCAAGCGCAACTCCGCCGATCTCGGCGACGTCTTCTCCTCGCGTGTCGAAGACCAGATCAAGCGCCTCGAAGGCGTGGGCAGCATCAACGTCTTCGGTTCCGAATATGCAATGCGCATCTGGCTGGATCCGTTCAAACTGAACAAATACCAGCTGACCACGGCCGACGTCACCAGCGCCATCGAAAGCCAGAACACCCAGGTTTCGGTCGGTTCGCTCGGTGCCGTGCCCGCAGTCAAGGGCCAGCAGCTCAACGTCACAGTGACGGCGCAGAGCCAGCTCACCACTGTCGCCGATTTCGAATCGGTCATCCTGAAGGTTGAAAAGGACGGCGCGACTGTCCGTCTCAGCGACGTGGCCCGCATCGAGATCGGCCAGGAAACCTATGGCGGCGATTCACGCTCCAACGGTCGTCCTTCCGCCGGTTTCGCAGTCAACCTCGCCACGGGTGCAAACGCCCTCGACACGGCGGCGCGCGTGAAAGCTGCGCTGGCCAACGTCGAAGGCTCGCTGCCGGAAGGCGTCGCGATCGAATATCCCTATGACACGACGCCTTTCGTGAAGCTGTCGATCGAAAAAGTGGTGCATACGCTGATCGAGGCAATCATCCTCGTCTTCGTCGTGCTTCTGGTGTTCCTGCAGAATCTCAGGGCCACTTTCATTCCGATGATCGCGGTTCCGGTCGTGCTTCTCGGCACCTTCGGCATCCTTGCGCTGACGGGATATTCCATCAACACGCTCACCATGTTCGCGATGGTTCTCGCCATCGGTCTGCTCGTCGACGACGCCATCGTGGTTGTCGAAAACGTCGAACGAATCATGTCGGAAGAGGGTCTGTCACCGGTCGAGGCGACCGAAAAATCGATGGGTGAAATCACCGGTGCGATCATCGGTATCGCGCTCGTGCTCACCGCCGTGTTCATTCCGATGGCCTTCTTCGGTGGGTCGACGGGCATCATCTATCGGCAGTTCTCGGTCACCATCGTTTCGGCTATGCTGCTTTCGGCAGTGGTCGCCATCGTTCTGACGCCGGCGCTCTGCGCCACGATGCTGAAGCCGATCGACCACCACAAGAAGCAGCGCGGACCGGGCGCGTGGTTCAACCGCGGCTTTGGCAAGACGACGGATGGTTATGTCTCCTCCATCGGTTATCTGCTGAAACGGCCTCTGCGCGTGATGATTATTTTCGCGATCGTCATCGGCGGCTGCGCCTGGTTCTTCAGCAAGCTGCCCAGCTCGTTCCTGCCGCAGGAAGACCAGGGCGTGCTGCTGACGATCATCCAGACGCCAACCGGTTCGAATATCGAACGGACCAACGAGGTGGTGAAGCAGGTCGAAAGCTACTTCCGCGAAAAGGAAGCCGCCAATGTCGAATCGGTTTTCGGCGTGCTTGGCTTCAGCTTCAGCGGCTCCGGTCAGAACAACGCCATCGTCTTCACCAAGCTGAAGGATTTCTCCGAACGAACCGCACCCGATCAGCACGCTGGCGCCATCGTGCAGCGTGCGATGGGCACCTTCTTCGGTTTCCGCGATGCGCAGGTCTTCCCGCTTCTGCCGCCGGCCATTCAGGGCATGGGCACATCGAGCGGTTTCTCGATGTATCTCGTGGATAGCGGCCGTAACGGCACCGACGCCCTGACCGCTTCGTCCAAGGAACTGATCGCGCTTGCCACCGGCAATCCGAAGATCAGTTCGCTTCGAAGCGACAGTCAGGACAATGAAACGCAGATGAAGATCATTCTCGATCAGGAAAAGATGGGGGCCATGGGCGTCGATCTCTCCTCCGTGAACCTCATGCTGTCGACGATCTTTGCCGGCCGGGATGTCAACGACTTCACTCTGAATGGCGAGCTGAAGCCGGTTTATGTCCAGGGTGATGCCCCCTATCGCATGCAGCCTGATGATCTGAAGTTCTGGTATGCCCGCAACACCAACGGCGAGATGGTGCCTTTCTCCTCCTTCAGCGAGGTGAAATGGATCAACGCTCCGCCGTCTCTTGCCCGTTTCAACGGCACGGGTGCGATCTCGCTGGAAGGCACCGCCGGTGCAGGCGTCGCTTCCGGTGAAGCCATGGACGAGATGGAACGCCTGACGGCAAGCCTGCCGGGTGGCTACACCGTTGCGTGGCAGGGCATTTCCTATCAGGAGCGTCTCTCCGGATCACAGGCGCCGATGCTCTATGCGTTGTCGGTACTGATCGTCTTCCTGTGCCTTGCCGCTCTCTATGAAAGCTGGTCGATCCCCTTCTCGGTCATTCTGGCCGTTCCGGTGGGTGTCCTCGGCGCTTTGACTGCGGCCCATTTCTTCGGCCAGACGAACGACGTCTACTTCAAGGTGGGCCTGCTGACGACCATCGGCCTTGCCGCGAAAAACGCGATCCTGATCGTCGAATTCGCCAAGGAGAGGCAGGAGCATGGGTTAAGTCTGGTGGAAGCAGCACTGGAGGCAGCGAAGCTGCGACTGCGCCCGATCATCATGACGTCGCTCGCCTTCATCCTGGGTGTCGTGCCTCTCGCAATCGCAACCGGAGCGGGTTCTGCCGCGCAGAATGCAATCGGTATCGGGGTGCTGGGTGGTATGCTTTCTGCAACACTGCTCGGAATTTTCTTCGTTCCGTCCTTTTTCGTCATCATTCGTCGCCTTTCAAGGCGTTAA
- a CDS encoding efflux transporter outer membrane subunit, with product MLSIRATLPLTMLLLSGCVVGPDHKTPEVQLPGKFAEAGKTSNGDISSVAWWTAFNDSRLNGYVSTGLKQNLTVMQAIERINQAEAQVISAGAGGLPSLTANGSHTTSETKGSYRDVPVTNVSSGSLSVSWLLDLFGRYRRATESANASLDAAYSTVDVQRLTLISSVAAAYIDVRYYQERLAIARQNLASRRETLDLTKLQLEAGAASRLDVVQSEGLVNSTLSDIPGLETNFRKAAHRIATLLGLPASSLISELQKGARQPVARSVPRTGIPADLIRNRPDIRVAERNLAAAVASIGVAEAQLYPSIELGGSITPSYNFLSGGGRGTANSWSFGPSLVLPILDGGSIRANIDLANSQAREEYLVWKQTVLTAVEEVENALAAVTRDQRTADALRKTVASYQEALQLSTASYRDGASSLLDVLDAQRQVSTAQASLAQAVQQTAQDYVSLNVALGGGYAVGQTTAPKKAGPTRTAAKGM from the coding sequence ATGCTGTCTATTCGCGCTACTCTTCCCCTGACAATGCTGCTGCTCTCAGGCTGTGTTGTTGGACCTGACCACAAGACGCCCGAAGTTCAATTGCCGGGAAAGTTTGCGGAAGCCGGAAAAACCAGTAATGGCGACATCAGCAGCGTTGCATGGTGGACAGCCTTCAATGACAGCCGCCTGAACGGTTACGTTTCGACCGGCCTGAAGCAGAACCTGACGGTGATGCAGGCGATCGAACGCATCAACCAGGCGGAAGCCCAGGTGATCTCGGCCGGCGCCGGTGGTCTGCCGAGCCTGACGGCCAATGGCAGCCACACGACCAGTGAGACCAAGGGCAGCTACCGTGACGTTCCCGTCACCAACGTGTCTTCGGGCAGCCTCAGCGTTTCCTGGTTGCTCGACCTCTTCGGTCGCTATCGCCGGGCAACGGAAAGCGCCAATGCATCGCTCGATGCCGCTTACTCCACCGTTGACGTTCAGCGCCTGACGCTGATTTCGTCGGTCGCCGCAGCCTATATCGACGTGCGCTATTATCAGGAGCGCCTGGCGATTGCCCGCCAGAACCTGGCGTCCCGTCGCGAAACGCTGGATCTGACCAAGCTGCAGCTGGAAGCCGGTGCGGCTTCGCGCCTCGATGTCGTCCAGTCCGAAGGTCTGGTCAATTCGACGCTGTCCGATATTCCGGGCCTTGAAACCAACTTCCGCAAGGCGGCCCATCGCATCGCCACCCTGCTCGGCCTGCCCGCCTCGTCGCTGATTTCCGAACTGCAGAAGGGTGCACGCCAGCCCGTTGCACGCAGCGTTCCGCGCACCGGTATTCCGGCCGACCTCATTCGCAACCGTCCGGACATCCGCGTTGCAGAACGCAATCTCGCCGCCGCGGTCGCCTCGATCGGCGTTGCCGAAGCCCAGCTTTATCCGAGCATCGAACTCGGTGGTTCCATCACCCCGAGCTACAACTTCCTGAGCGGTGGCGGCAGGGGAACGGCTAACAGCTGGTCCTTCGGTCCGAGCCTCGTTCTTCCGATCCTCGATGGCGGTAGCATCCGCGCCAATATCGACCTCGCCAATTCCCAGGCACGCGAAGAATATCTCGTCTGGAAGCAGACGGTGCTGACCGCCGTGGAAGAAGTTGAAAACGCTCTGGCCGCCGTCACTCGCGATCAGCGCACGGCCGATGCATTGCGCAAGACCGTGGCTTCCTATCAGGAAGCGCTGCAGCTTTCGACGGCCAGCTACCGCGATGGCGCCTCCTCGCTGCTCGACGTTCTCGATGCGCAGCGTCAGGTTTCCACCGCGCAGGCAAGCCTCGCACAGGCTGTACAGCAGACCGCGCAGGACTATGTATCGCTGAACGTGGCGCTCGGCGGCGGTTACGCCGTTGGCCAGACCACGGCCCCGAAGAAGGCCGGTCCGACCCGGACTGCCGCCAAGGGCATGTAA
- the efp gene encoding elongation factor P encodes MVKVIASSVRKGNVLDVDGKLYVVLTAQNFHPGKGTPVTQVDMRRIVDGVKVSERWRTTEQVERAFVEDLNFQFLYEDGEGFHFMNPENYDQVVVDVETMGDQKAYLQEGMTCVLSIHEGNPLAVELPRHVTLEITETEPVVKGQTASSSYKPAILSNGIRTMVPPHIDAGIRVVIATEDNSYVERAKN; translated from the coding sequence ATGGTCAAGGTTATCGCCTCATCCGTCCGCAAGGGCAATGTTCTCGACGTGGACGGCAAGCTTTACGTCGTTCTCACCGCGCAGAACTTTCACCCCGGCAAGGGTACGCCGGTCACGCAGGTGGACATGCGCCGCATCGTTGATGGCGTGAAGGTCTCCGAGCGCTGGCGCACCACCGAACAGGTCGAGCGCGCTTTCGTTGAAGACCTGAACTTCCAGTTCCTTTATGAAGACGGCGAAGGCTTCCACTTCATGAACCCGGAAAACTATGACCAGGTCGTTGTCGATGTCGAGACGATGGGTGACCAGAAGGCCTATCTTCAGGAAGGTATGACCTGCGTTCTTTCCATCCACGAAGGCAATCCGCTGGCGGTTGAACTGCCGCGCCACGTCACGCTGGAAATCACGGAAACGGAACCGGTCGTGAAGGGCCAGACGGCTTCTTCCTCTTACAAGCCGGCAATTCTCTCCAACGGCATCCGCACCATGGTGCCGCCGCATATCGATGCCGGCATCCGCGTGGTCATCGCCACGGAAGACAATTCCTACGTCGAGCGCGCCAAGAACTGA
- the epmA gene encoding EF-P lysine aminoacylase EpmA: MRASKETMSPWWTPDVHADRRAFLIGRNAIQSAFRSYFARADFLEVDTATLQISPGNEAHLHAFATEGLTPGGDAVPLYLHTSPEFACKKLLAAGEKRISCFAHVYRNRERGPLHHPEFTMLEWYRVGETYESLMKDSANLLALSAETTGTKHFTYRGRSVDPFLEPERLSVAEAFERYAGIDLLATIGRNGETDSRHLAASLTHAGIRVAGDDTWADMFSRVIVERVEPELGFGRATILDEYPTSEAALARKSPKDARVAERFELYACGVELANAFGELTDAAEQRRRFEMEMAEKQRVYGETYPLDEDFLAALAIMPPASGIALGFDRLVMLATGAPRIDLVMWAPVADYGR; the protein is encoded by the coding sequence ATGCGCGCAAGCAAAGAGACAATGTCGCCATGGTGGACGCCCGATGTCCACGCCGACCGCCGCGCTTTTCTCATTGGCCGCAACGCGATCCAGTCGGCATTCCGCAGCTATTTCGCCCGTGCCGATTTTCTTGAGGTCGATACCGCCACCCTGCAGATTTCGCCCGGCAATGAGGCGCATCTGCACGCCTTTGCCACTGAGGGTCTGACGCCGGGCGGCGATGCCGTACCGCTCTATCTCCATACCTCGCCGGAATTCGCCTGCAAGAAACTGCTCGCCGCAGGTGAAAAACGCATTTCCTGTTTCGCCCATGTTTACAGGAACCGGGAAAGAGGCCCATTGCACCACCCGGAATTCACCATGCTGGAATGGTACCGGGTCGGCGAAACCTATGAGAGCCTGATGAAGGACAGCGCCAATCTTCTGGCGCTATCGGCCGAAACCACCGGGACCAAACATTTCACCTATCGTGGCCGCAGCGTCGATCCCTTCCTTGAGCCGGAACGCCTGAGCGTCGCCGAAGCCTTCGAGCGTTATGCGGGAATTGACCTTTTGGCCACCATCGGCCGAAACGGCGAAACCGACAGCCGACATCTTGCCGCAAGCCTCACCCATGCCGGCATCCGCGTGGCCGGGGACGACACCTGGGCGGACATGTTCAGCCGTGTCATCGTCGAGCGGGTGGAACCGGAACTGGGTTTCGGTCGCGCGACGATCCTTGATGAATACCCCACCAGTGAAGCGGCCCTCGCCCGCAAGTCCCCGAAGGACGCACGGGTAGCGGAACGTTTCGAGCTTTATGCCTGCGGCGTGGAACTTGCCAATGCCTTCGGCGAATTGACCGACGCTGCCGAGCAGAGGCGGCGTTTCGAAATGGAAATGGCCGAGAAGCAGCGGGTCTATGGTGAGACCTATCCGCTGGACGAGGATTTTCTCGCAGCACTGGCGATCATGCCACCGGCAAGCGGCATAGCGCTCGGTTTCGACCGGCTGGTGATGCTGGCCACCGGGGCACCCCGCATCGATCTCGTCATGTGGGCACCCGTTGCGGACTATGGGCGATGA
- a CDS encoding lysine-2,3-aminomutase-like protein encodes MTRPETIKTPEALVEAGLIEAGALEGLRPVTQRYALAITPAIADLINNRDPHDPIARQFVPDPAELIHLPEERDDPIGDDAHSPVHGIVHRYPDRVLLKAVHVCPVYCRFCFRREMVGPQGNGMMSPEELDAAFDYIKANPAIWEVILTGGDPLVLSPRRLSDLMTRLKDISHVKIVRFHTRVPVVDPERIDTALIDALKASGKTTYVALHANHARELGEAARRAAARLIDAGTAMVSQTVLLKGINDDPATLAELMRAFVEARIKPYYLHHPDLAPGTSHFRLTIEEGQRIVSALRGHVSGLCQPTYVLDIPGGHGKAAIGRNAAKKTIDGCYSVSDFNGNDHIYPPAASGDA; translated from the coding sequence ATGACAAGGCCTGAAACCATCAAGACACCCGAAGCGCTTGTCGAGGCGGGGCTGATCGAGGCCGGAGCGCTGGAAGGCCTGCGCCCGGTGACGCAGCGCTATGCGCTGGCGATCACGCCGGCCATTGCCGATCTGATTAACAATCGCGATCCGCACGATCCCATTGCCCGGCAATTCGTGCCGGACCCGGCCGAACTCATCCATCTTCCCGAAGAGCGCGACGATCCGATTGGCGACGACGCCCACAGCCCCGTGCACGGCATTGTTCACCGTTATCCCGACCGCGTCCTTCTGAAGGCGGTGCATGTCTGCCCCGTCTATTGCCGTTTCTGTTTTCGCCGCGAAATGGTCGGGCCTCAGGGCAACGGCATGATGAGCCCGGAGGAACTGGACGCCGCATTCGACTATATCAAGGCCAACCCGGCGATCTGGGAGGTCATCCTCACCGGCGGTGACCCGCTGGTACTTTCCCCGCGGCGCCTGTCCGACCTGATGACACGCCTGAAAGACATATCCCATGTAAAGATCGTCCGTTTCCATACCCGCGTGCCGGTGGTCGACCCCGAACGTATCGACACGGCGCTGATCGATGCGCTGAAGGCGAGCGGCAAGACCACCTATGTCGCCCTGCACGCGAATCACGCACGGGAACTCGGTGAGGCGGCAAGGCGTGCTGCGGCACGTTTGATCGATGCGGGCACAGCCATGGTCAGCCAGACGGTGCTTCTGAAAGGCATCAATGATGATCCGGCAACGCTTGCCGAATTGATGCGCGCCTTTGTCGAGGCTCGTATCAAGCCTTATTATCTGCATCATCCCGATCTCGCGCCCGGCACCAGCCATTTCCGGCTGACGATCGAAGAGGGACAGCGAATCGTTTCCGCCTTGCGCGGACATGTCTCCGGCCTGTGCCAGCCCACCTATGTCCTCGACATTCCGGGCGGCCACGGCAAGGCGGCTATTGGCAGAAATGCGGCCAAAAAGACAATCGATGGCTGTTATTCCGTTTCCGATTTCAACGGAAACGATCACATCTACCCCCCGGCGGCATCTGGCGACGCTTAA
- a CDS encoding Lrp/AsnC ligand binding domain-containing protein: MKPIFVQLQCEPGKTYDVADAIYKTELVSELYSTSGEYDLLLKIYLPPEEDIGKFINQNIVNIPGIVRSLTTLTFTAF; this comes from the coding sequence GTGAAGCCCATTTTTGTTCAGCTTCAATGCGAGCCCGGCAAGACCTATGATGTCGCCGATGCCATCTATAAAACGGAGCTGGTTTCCGAGCTTTACTCCACCAGCGGAGAGTATGATCTGCTGTTGAAAATTTACCTGCCGCCAGAAGAAGATATCGGCAAGTTCATCAACCAGAACATCGTCAATATTCCGGGAATCGTTCGTTCGCTGACGACGCTGACCTTTACCGCGTTCTGA
- a CDS encoding LysR family transcriptional regulator: MVLPPRRFLPSLSLLAAFEAASRAGSVTAAARELGLTQGAVSRQILALEEQLGVALFLRERQTIRLTRAGEGYAREIREALRRISTASLNLRANPDGGTLNLGVLPSFGTRWLVPRLPDFLARHPGVSVNLLTRSSLFDFRTDTVDAAIHFGLPHWPGTELVFLMHEKVIPVCSPAFKERYGLSGPGDLLRVPLLHMTTRPDAWEQWFRSHEVRFDNVHGMLFDQFTTIAEAASAGVGASLIPSFMIEEELRSGRLVAAVAGEVESEEAYYLACMPDRAGYAPLESFRRWVVAEAASGAGDGTVEFSA; this comes from the coding sequence ATGGTTCTGCCGCCGCGTCGCTTTTTGCCATCGCTTTCGTTGCTGGCAGCCTTCGAGGCCGCTTCGCGCGCGGGTAGCGTTACGGCTGCGGCGAGGGAACTTGGCCTCACGCAGGGTGCGGTCAGCCGGCAAATACTGGCGCTTGAGGAGCAGCTCGGCGTGGCGCTGTTTCTCCGCGAGCGGCAGACCATCCGGCTGACAAGGGCTGGGGAGGGTTATGCGCGGGAAATTCGCGAGGCCCTGCGGCGCATATCGACGGCTTCGCTCAATCTGCGCGCCAACCCGGATGGCGGTACGCTCAATCTCGGTGTTCTGCCCAGCTTCGGCACACGCTGGCTCGTGCCGCGCCTTCCCGATTTCCTCGCCCGGCATCCGGGCGTTTCGGTCAATCTCCTGACGCGGTCGTCGCTGTTCGATTTCCGGACCGACACCGTCGATGCGGCAATCCATTTCGGACTGCCGCACTGGCCGGGCACCGAACTGGTTTTCCTGATGCATGAAAAGGTCATTCCGGTGTGCAGCCCGGCCTTCAAGGAGCGCTATGGACTTTCAGGGCCGGGCGATCTGCTGCGTGTGCCGCTCTTGCACATGACAACCCGACCGGATGCCTGGGAACAATGGTTTCGCAGCCATGAAGTGCGTTTCGATAATGTGCATGGCATGCTCTTCGATCAGTTTACGACGATTGCGGAGGCGGCGAGCGCAGGCGTCGGTGCGTCGCTCATTCCGTCCTTCATGATCGAGGAGGAGTTGCGAAGCGGCCGACTCGTGGCGGCGGTTGCGGGAGAGGTGGAGAGCGAGGAGGCCTATTATCTTGCCTGCATGCCGGATCGTGCCGGTTATGCGCCGCTCGAGAGTTTCCGGCGCTGGGTCGTGGCCGAGGCCGCATCTGGAGCGGGTGACGGGACGGTTGAGTTTTCGGCGTAA
- a CDS encoding FAD-binding oxidoreductase, which produces MYNDPRSHGLWEKTAPQPPVTPALQGAAAADVVIVGGGFTGQSAALHLAEKGVDVVLLEAREIGFGGSGRNVGLINGGMWVMPKELPGVLGEVYGERLLDLLGNAPLLVRELVEKHAIPCEIEKNGTLHCAVGEKGLTEIRERCEQWAARGAPVRVLDAGETARRTGSTAYSGSLLDTRAGTIQPLAYVRGLAAAAQKAGARMHTGSPVVATERSGGKWVVKTPEGSVTASWIVVATEAYSTGPWQIVRDEQVYLPYFNFATKPLGDNLQKSILPGREGCWDTKEILSSFRMDKAGRLVFGSVGALRGTGAAIHRAWAKRSLKRLFPQLGDTEFECEWYGQIGMTDNAVPRFHKFAENVVGFSGYNGRGIAPGTTFGKVIAQHILGEVTENDLPLPLTEPKAQTFRAVKEAYYEAGAQIAHFAGERF; this is translated from the coding sequence ATGTATAATGACCCCCGCTCGCACGGCCTATGGGAAAAGACCGCCCCGCAGCCACCCGTAACGCCTGCGCTGCAAGGTGCTGCAGCTGCCGATGTCGTGATTGTCGGCGGTGGCTTCACCGGACAATCCGCCGCCCTCCATCTTGCGGAAAAGGGCGTGGACGTCGTTCTTCTCGAGGCCAGGGAAATCGGCTTCGGCGGCTCAGGCCGCAATGTCGGCCTCATCAATGGCGGCATGTGGGTCATGCCGAAAGAGCTGCCGGGTGTGCTGGGCGAGGTTTATGGCGAACGCCTTCTCGACCTGCTGGGCAATGCCCCGCTTCTCGTGCGCGAACTGGTGGAAAAACACGCAATCCCCTGCGAGATCGAGAAAAACGGTACGCTGCATTGTGCCGTTGGCGAGAAGGGGCTTACCGAAATCCGTGAACGCTGCGAACAATGGGCCGCGAGAGGCGCACCCGTCCGTGTTCTCGATGCCGGGGAAACAGCCAGGCGGACCGGCAGCACTGCCTATTCCGGTTCGCTTCTGGACACACGCGCCGGCACGATCCAGCCACTTGCCTATGTTCGCGGCCTGGCTGCCGCCGCACAAAAGGCAGGTGCACGAATGCATACCGGAAGCCCCGTGGTGGCAACCGAGCGCAGCGGCGGGAAATGGGTGGTGAAGACACCGGAGGGATCGGTAACCGCCAGCTGGATCGTTGTGGCCACCGAAGCCTACAGCACCGGCCCATGGCAAATCGTTCGCGATGAACAGGTCTACCTGCCCTATTTCAACTTCGCCACAAAACCGCTCGGCGACAACCTGCAAAAAAGCATCCTGCCCGGCCGCGAAGGCTGCTGGGATACGAAGGAAATCCTCTCATCCTTCCGCATGGACAAGGCCGGCCGGCTGGTCTTCGGCAGTGTCGGTGCTCTGCGCGGCACCGGCGCCGCCATCCACCGGGCCTGGGCGAAGCGCTCGCTGAAACGGCTTTTCCCGCAGCTCGGCGATACGGAATTCGAATGTGAATGGTATGGCCAGATCGGCATGACCGACAATGCCGTGCCGCGCTTCCACAAATTCGCTGAAAATGTCGTCGGCTTTTCAGGCTATAATGGTCGCGGCATCGCGCCGGGCACAACCTTTGGCAAGGTAATCGCGCAGCATATTCTGGGTGAGGTCACCGAAAACGATTTGCCTCTGCCGCTGACCGAGCCGAAAGCGCAGACTTTCCGTGCGGTGAAGGAAGCCTATTACGAGGCAGGCGCGCAGATCGCCCATTTTGCCGGCGAACGTTTCTGA
- the modA gene encoding molybdate ABC transporter substrate-binding protein, whose amino-acid sequence MRLLRRSFFKTIAAATSFWVAASFVAVPAHAAEKVTVFAAASMKNALDAINAEWAKDSGNEATVSYAASSALAKQIEQGAPADIFISADLAWMDYVAEKKLIDADSRSNLLGNRIVLVAPADKAKPVDIKQGFDLAALVGDGRLAMGAVDSVPAGKYGKAALEKLGAWSSVEKKVAGAESVRAALLLVSRGEAPYGIVYQTDAAADPGVKIVGTFPEDSHPPIIYPVAILSEAKSPAAKAYLDFLKSAKATPFFEKQGFTVLK is encoded by the coding sequence ATGAGACTTTTGCGTCGCAGCTTCTTCAAGACCATTGCCGCCGCCACATCCTTCTGGGTGGCGGCCTCCTTTGTGGCCGTGCCGGCTCATGCCGCCGAAAAGGTTACTGTCTTCGCCGCCGCGAGCATGAAAAACGCGCTCGACGCCATCAATGCCGAATGGGCGAAGGACAGCGGCAACGAAGCAACCGTTTCTTATGCCGCAAGCTCCGCGCTCGCCAAGCAGATCGAGCAGGGCGCACCGGCCGATATCTTCATTTCCGCCGACCTTGCATGGATGGACTATGTCGCCGAAAAGAAGCTGATCGACGCTGACAGCCGCTCCAATCTTCTCGGCAACCGCATCGTTCTCGTCGCTCCCGCAGACAAGGCAAAGCCGGTCGATATCAAGCAGGGCTTCGATCTCGCTGCTCTGGTGGGCGATGGCCGTCTGGCCATGGGCGCGGTCGATTCCGTTCCCGCCGGCAAATACGGCAAGGCCGCTCTTGAAAAGCTCGGTGCCTGGTCTTCGGTTGAAAAGAAAGTCGCCGGCGCGGAAAGCGTGCGTGCCGCCCTGCTGCTCGTCTCGCGCGGTGAAGCGCCCTATGGCATCGTTTACCAGACCGACGCAGCCGCCGATCCGGGTGTGAAGATCGTCGGCACCTTCCCGGAAGACAGCCACCCGCCGATCATCTACCCGGTCGCCATTCTCTCGGAAGCAAAGTCCCCGGCAGCAAAGGCCTATCTGGACTTCCTGAAGTCGGCCAAGGCAACGCCCTTCTTCGAAAAGCAAGGCTTTACCGTTTTGAAATAA